A part of Cryptococcus gattii WM276 chromosome G, complete sequence genomic DNA contains:
- a CDS encoding Mitochondrial inner membrane protein, putative (Similar to TIGR gene model, INSD accession AAW44580.1) produces MACRYPFSANAVVARFFYPSPLSISTRSTTPLFCPPVCRIRLGNTSRMLASSSSAVSERPKSKEGQLLKSPNAKDLASEPGPNPHDVLSAPSSFDFISEGEEISSGQVRKLGSSSSSSSSPSQSSTNSVSSKDAPLKFSSTYSFPSNISVPPEVREHLTEWSKNVLNHSRHVIQEAQKKFMGLGLKVNEMTGYHEVERLKHMVFEKEDELQRLRECARAAKAAYDEAVAARSEAQRETNILLERKHSWTDADVSKFTSLVRADHTSSHAVASTSIALKDAEVAVDKSFSQLMQVILQRYHEEQVWSDKIRSVSTWANVAGLAINFIVFVGAVLLVEPWKRKRLVEKLEERVASMMERVDHRLEGVEGHLERVAAAPASASAIKEQRPHAVVLEAEDMPSKLTAHPSEFISSQTIPLIAGVDPAMNVPDSQSDPFFTQTIGGLPDCLDPLVKPSQKRDLAVAGMAGAVAAWILMGAMGLVRS; encoded by the exons ATGGCCTGCCGATATCCCTTCTCTGCCAACGCCGTGGTCGCGCGTTTCTTCTACCCATCGCCTCTCTCTATCTCTACTCGCTCTACCACGCCCCTATTTTGTCCGCCAGTATGCCGAATTCGGTTGGGCAACACTAGCCGCATGCTCGCTAGCTCAAGCTCTGCTGTCTCAGAGCGTCCAAAGTCAAAAGAGGGGCAACTGCTGAAAAGTCCGAATGCGAAGGACCTCGCGTCAGAGCCTGGACCGAATCCCCATGATGTGTTATCAGCGCCGTCTTCATTCGATTTTATTTCAGAGGGTGAAGAAATCTCGTCAGGTCAAGTGAGAAAGCTTGGatcgtcttcatcatcatcttcttctccttcacAATCTTCGACAAATTCTGTTTCCAGTAAAGACGCTCCATTGAAATTCTCCTCAACATATTCCTTCCCCTCAAATATCTCAGTTCCGCCAGAAGTTCGTGAACACTTGACGGAATGGAGCAAAAATGTGTTAAATCATTCGCGCCATGTCATACAAGAAGCACAGAAGAAGTTTATGGGGCTAGGATTGAAAGTCAACGAGATGACAGGATATCATGAGGTGGAACGACTGAAACATATGGTATTCGAAAAAG AGGACGAGCTTCAAAGGCTGCGCGAATGTGCTCGAGCCGCCAAGGCTGCTTATGATGAAGCTGTTGCTGCTCGTTCTGAAGCTCAACGCGAAACCAACATCCTGCTCGAACGCAAACATTCTTGGACCGATGCGGACGTTTCCAAGTTCACTTCTCTTGTCCGCGCTGATCATACTTCCTCCCATGCCGTGGCTTCGACATCTATTGCTCTCAAAGATGCCGAGGTTGCTGTCGACAAATCTTTCTCTCAGCTCATGCAAGTTATTTTGCAACGGTATCACGAAGAACAAGTTTGGAGTGACAAAATCAGGAGTGTCAGTACCTGGGCAAACGTAGCTGGTCTGGCTATCAACTTTATTGTGTTTGTCGGCGCGGTACTTTTGGTGGAACCATGGAAACGTAAGCGACTGGTGGAAAAACTGGAGGAGAGGGTGGCATCTATGATGGAAAGGGTGGACCACAGGCTAGAAGGGGTAGAGGGTCATTTGGAAAGAGTAGCGGCTGCCCCGGCTTCAGCCAGTGCTATAAAAGAGCAGCGACCTCATGCTGTTGTCCTAGAAGCGGAAGATATGCCCTCAAAATTGACAGCCCATCCATCAGAATTCATTTCGTCCCAAACCATTCCTTTGATAGCTGGGGTCGACCCAGCAATGAACGTTCCAGATTCACAAAGCGATCCTTTCTTTACTCAGACCATAGGAGGTCTTCCCGACTGTCTGGATCCGTTAGTCAAACCTTCACAGAAGCGAGACTTGGCAGTGGCAGGAATGGCAGGGGCTGTGGCAGCTTGGATATTGATGGGAGCAATGGGATTAGTACGATCGTGA